A genomic region of Mitsuaria sp. 7 contains the following coding sequences:
- a CDS encoding type II toxin-antitoxin system RelE/ParE family toxin, which yields MKVCLHVEAQSDLLSIRKYIAARNQRRASSFVRELLDKIEGLAQMGDSFPVIARYARSGLRRRIHGNYQIIYRVFEEENTVDVLYVLHTSRDNVAFLAAWE from the coding sequence ATGAAGGTGTGCCTCCACGTGGAGGCGCAGTCGGATCTCCTGTCGATACGCAAGTACATCGCCGCGAGGAATCAGCGACGGGCTAGTAGCTTCGTCCGCGAGCTGCTCGACAAGATCGAGGGGCTGGCCCAAATGGGCGATTCATTCCCGGTGATTGCCCGCTATGCCCGCTCAGGACTCCGCCGTCGGATCCACGGCAACTATCAAATCATCTATCGCGTGTTCGAAGAGGAGAACACCGTAGACGTGCTCTACGTCCTCCATACATCGAGGGACAACGTTGCGTTCCTCGCTGCATGGGAGTGA
- a CDS encoding RNA polymerase factor sigma-54 — protein sequence MRPTLQVRLSQHLALTPQLQQSIRLLQLSTLELHQEVEQMLASNPLLETDEEFDAPLPTATQERMTEREEREERVAQTESDAPAGDTPAGEEMRAEEFGTTERDDWENGTERDDFDGIRETPGSASSSSGDDDERPDTESPDESLQDVLRGQIPGMNLSAVDRAALLALIESLNEDGYLEDPLEEIIAAILGEDADLEQREDLLDRFKVALKWLQSMEPAGVGARDLGECLELQLRTLPRSPEQALAIVICRRHLDLLAKRDWRRLMSLTGADEELLRDAQSLIAGLEPKPGRRYARSENRPVIPDVIVQKAGRNFRVSINPDVLPKLRINDLYAQALRATRGGVSNSPLGGQLQEARWFIKNIQQRFDTIQRVSEAIVERQRGFFTHGELAMKPLVLREIADELGLHESTISRVTTAKYMATPWGTFELKYFFGSSLSTEAGGNASSTAVRALIKQFIAAENTTSPLSDSQLSTMLGEQGITVARRTVAKYREALKLAPANLRKSR from the coding sequence ATGAGGCCGACGCTACAGGTACGCCTGTCCCAGCATCTTGCGCTGACGCCTCAGCTGCAGCAGTCCATCCGTCTGTTGCAGTTGTCGACGCTGGAGCTCCACCAGGAGGTGGAGCAGATGCTCGCGAGCAACCCGCTGCTGGAGACCGACGAGGAATTCGACGCGCCGCTGCCGACCGCGACGCAGGAGCGCATGACCGAGCGTGAGGAACGCGAGGAGCGCGTCGCGCAGACCGAGTCGGACGCGCCCGCCGGGGACACGCCCGCGGGTGAAGAGATGCGGGCCGAGGAGTTCGGCACCACCGAGCGCGACGACTGGGAGAACGGCACCGAGCGCGATGACTTCGACGGCATCCGCGAGACGCCGGGGAGCGCGTCGTCCTCCTCCGGGGACGACGACGAGCGGCCGGATACCGAATCGCCCGATGAGTCGCTGCAGGACGTGCTGCGTGGGCAGATCCCGGGGATGAACCTGAGCGCGGTCGACCGCGCGGCGCTGCTGGCGCTGATCGAATCGCTCAACGAGGACGGGTATCTCGAGGATCCGCTCGAGGAGATCATCGCCGCGATCCTCGGCGAGGACGCCGATCTGGAGCAGCGCGAGGATCTGCTCGACCGCTTCAAGGTCGCGCTCAAGTGGCTGCAGTCGATGGAGCCGGCCGGGGTCGGCGCGCGCGATCTCGGCGAGTGTCTGGAGCTGCAGCTGCGCACGCTGCCGCGCTCGCCCGAGCAGGCGCTCGCGATCGTGATCTGCCGTCGGCATCTGGACCTGCTCGCCAAGCGCGACTGGCGTCGGCTGATGTCGCTGACCGGCGCCGATGAAGAGCTGCTGCGCGACGCGCAATCGCTGATCGCCGGGTTGGAGCCCAAGCCCGGCCGACGTTATGCGCGCAGCGAGAACCGGCCCGTCATCCCCGATGTGATCGTGCAGAAGGCGGGCCGCAACTTCCGCGTCTCCATCAATCCGGATGTGCTGCCCAAGCTGCGCATCAACGATCTGTATGCGCAGGCGTTGCGCGCGACGCGCGGCGGCGTCAGCAACTCGCCGCTGGGCGGGCAGCTGCAGGAGGCGCGCTGGTTCATCAAGAACATCCAGCAGCGCTTCGACACGATCCAGCGTGTGAGCGAGGCGATCGTGGAGCGCCAGCGCGGCTTCTTCACGCATGGCGAACTGGCGATGAAGCCGCTCGTGCTGCGCGAGATCGCCGACGAGCTGGGCTTGCATGAATCGACGATCTCGCGCGTCACGACCGCCAAGTACATGGCGACGCCGTGGGGGACGTTCGAGCTGAAGTACTTCTTCGGGTCCAGCCTGTCGACCGAGGCCGGCGGGAATGCGTCGAGCACGGCGGTCCGCGCGCTGATCAAGCAGTTCATCGCGGCGGAGAACACGACGAGCCCGCTGTCGGACAGCCAGCTCTCGACGATGCTCGGCGAGCAGGGCATCACCGTCGCCCGACGCACCGTCGCGAAGTACCGCGAGGCGCTCAAGCTCGCGCCGGCGAATCTGCGCAAGTCGCGCTGA
- a CDS encoding class I SAM-dependent RNA methyltransferase, whose amino-acid sequence MSDSAYHLFLPCAAGVEDWLEAEVRDILGPDECLQGPKAFRGGVGLYGTLAAVMRLNLHSRLTQRVLIEVAREQYRHEDDIYAIARTVDWTRWITPQQTLRVDTTAQRSPLHSLNFATLRVKDAVCDILRDATGERPSVDTRWPDLPLQLHLTEDLATVYVDSSGESLFKRGWREDKGDAPLKETLAAAMLAAAGWKGTREAGGALHDPCCGSGTILVEAATIACNIAPGIQRRFAFEKLKPFQSLLPVWRTIKEEARAAERPSAVPIFASDVSFRMVDFARRNAERAGVAQYIQFNGGDALERPAPALPDDMPGTLMLNPPYGERIEVRGKAGTQRMDGGALSEERDAGDDFFPRLSAHWKRAYTQHPAGWTAWLLCPEMKLPSKMRLKESRRIPMWNGPIECRLFKFDLVAGSARKQNAGNTDSDE is encoded by the coding sequence ATGTCCGACTCCGCCTATCACCTGTTCCTGCCCTGCGCCGCCGGCGTCGAAGACTGGCTGGAGGCGGAGGTGCGCGACATCCTCGGCCCGGACGAGTGCCTGCAAGGCCCGAAGGCCTTCCGCGGCGGCGTGGGCCTGTACGGCACGCTCGCGGCGGTGATGCGGCTGAACCTGCACAGCCGGCTCACGCAGCGCGTGCTGATCGAGGTCGCGCGCGAGCAGTACCGCCACGAGGACGACATCTACGCGATCGCGCGCACCGTCGACTGGACGCGCTGGATCACGCCGCAGCAGACGCTGCGCGTCGATACGACCGCGCAGCGCTCGCCGCTGCACAGCCTGAATTTCGCGACGCTGCGGGTGAAGGACGCCGTCTGCGACATCCTGCGCGACGCGACCGGCGAGCGGCCCAGCGTCGACACGCGTTGGCCCGATCTGCCGCTGCAGCTGCATCTGACCGAAGACCTGGCGACGGTCTACGTCGACAGTTCGGGCGAGTCGCTGTTCAAGCGCGGCTGGCGCGAGGACAAGGGCGATGCGCCGCTGAAGGAGACACTGGCTGCGGCGATGCTCGCTGCGGCGGGCTGGAAGGGCACGCGCGAAGCCGGCGGCGCGCTGCACGATCCGTGCTGCGGCTCGGGCACGATCCTGGTCGAAGCGGCGACCATCGCCTGCAACATCGCGCCGGGCATCCAGCGGCGATTCGCGTTCGAGAAGCTGAAGCCGTTCCAGTCGTTGCTGCCGGTATGGCGCACGATCAAGGAAGAGGCACGCGCTGCTGAGCGTCCATCGGCAGTGCCGATCTTCGCGAGCGATGTGTCGTTCCGGATGGTCGACTTCGCGCGGCGCAATGCCGAGCGCGCCGGCGTGGCGCAGTACATCCAGTTCAACGGCGGTGACGCGCTTGAGCGTCCGGCGCCAGCGCTGCCCGACGACATGCCCGGCACGCTCATGCTGAACCCGCCTTACGGCGAGCGGATCGAGGTCCGCGGCAAGGCCGGCACGCAGCGCATGGACGGCGGCGCGCTGTCCGAAGAGCGCGATGCGGGCGACGACTTCTTCCCGCGTCTCTCCGCGCATTGGAAGCGCGCGTACACGCAGCATCCGGCGGGATGGACCGCGTGGCTGCTGTGCCCGGAAATGAAGCTGCCGAGCAAGATGCGACTCAAGGAATCGCGCCGCATCCCGATGTGGAACGGACCGATCGAGTGCCGGCTCTTCAAGTTCGATCTCGTCGCAGGATCGGCTCGCAAGCAGAACGCCGGCAACACTGACTCCGACGAGTAA
- a CDS encoding 16S rRNA (uracil(1498)-N(3))-methyltransferase codes for MFVEQPLGAAGLDAELALPSGAARHVQVLRLQPGDEVTLFDGSGDEWTAAVTAMGRSEVRVALKSRQAVDRELKRAVTLAVVMPANDRMDGIVEKACELGAVAIQPLMSERSVLRLNGERADKKRAHWQGVAIAAAEQCGRAKPLQVAPVKTLAAWLSELPADADEQRWLLSPVAAQPLSALTSSSTDAQRITVLSGPEGGLSEAEEQSARSRGFSAAKLGPRILRADTAPLAVLGWLALSEA; via the coding sequence TTGTTTGTCGAGCAGCCGCTGGGTGCGGCGGGGCTCGACGCTGAATTGGCGCTGCCCTCCGGGGCGGCGCGCCATGTGCAGGTGCTGCGGCTGCAGCCGGGGGACGAGGTCACCTTGTTCGACGGCAGCGGGGACGAGTGGACCGCGGCGGTCACGGCGATGGGGCGCAGCGAGGTCCGCGTCGCGCTGAAGTCGCGTCAGGCGGTCGATCGCGAGCTCAAGCGTGCGGTGACGCTGGCTGTCGTGATGCCGGCCAACGACCGGATGGACGGCATCGTGGAGAAGGCCTGCGAGCTCGGCGCAGTGGCGATCCAACCGCTGATGAGCGAGCGCTCCGTGCTGCGCCTCAACGGCGAGCGCGCGGACAAGAAGCGCGCGCACTGGCAAGGCGTCGCGATCGCGGCCGCCGAGCAGTGTGGACGCGCCAAGCCCTTGCAGGTTGCGCCGGTGAAGACGCTGGCGGCGTGGCTCTCGGAGCTTCCCGCCGATGCCGACGAGCAGCGCTGGCTGCTGAGCCCGGTGGCCGCGCAGCCCTTGTCGGCACTGACGTCGTCATCGACCGATGCGCAGCGCATCACGGTCCTCAGCGGCCCCGAAGGCGGCCTCAGCGAGGCCGAGGAACAGTCCGCCCGCTCACGCGGATTCAGCGCTGCGAAGCTCGGTCCGAGGATCTTGCGCGCTGACACCGCTCCGCTCGCAGTGCTCGGCTGGCTGGCTCTCAGCGAGGCCTGA
- a CDS encoding ABC transporter ATP-binding protein, which translates to MLLSIQDLKVAFRMGKVDGVMQRQLAVKGVSFDIPENGTVALVGESGSGKSVTAMSILNLLPDNAERTGAILFQGRDLLKTSLRELQSVRGREIACVFQDPMSSLNPVFPVADQIMEPLIKHLGMSRRQALVRAEELLNEVGIPDPKRRLKSYPHEMSGGQQQRVMIAVALACSPKLLIADEPTTALDVTIQRQVMELLARLKESHKMSMLFISHDLGVVGEIADQVVVMRHGEIREKAPVADIFHHPKDSYTKALLACRPSLTENPARLMVIDDHIAGRSVSEGTGKAKDPDAPVILEVKGLKKSFFFKSGLFSKTEFKAVKGVDFQLRKGHTLGVVGESGSGKTTMGLTLLRLHEPTGGQVLFEGQDLLKMNGPDWQKMRRRIQVVFQNPYASLNPRFTISQTLLEPMEIHGIGNSHDERVATASALLKKVGLDESALHKYPHEFSGGQRQRIAIARCLTLQPEVLVLDEAVSALDVSVQAQVLNLLKDLQDEFGLSYIFISHDLAVVKFISDEVLVMQHGDVVEQADARALLAAPKQEYTKRLLGAVPRGYQGKEPTASVA; encoded by the coding sequence ATGCTGTTGAGCATTCAAGACCTCAAGGTCGCCTTCCGCATGGGCAAGGTCGACGGCGTCATGCAGCGCCAGCTGGCCGTCAAGGGCGTCAGCTTCGACATCCCGGAGAACGGCACCGTGGCGCTGGTGGGCGAGTCCGGTTCGGGCAAGAGCGTGACGGCCATGTCCATCCTCAACCTGCTGCCCGACAACGCCGAGCGCACCGGCGCGATCCTGTTCCAGGGCCGCGACCTGCTGAAGACCTCGCTGCGCGAACTGCAGTCGGTGCGCGGGCGCGAGATCGCCTGCGTGTTCCAGGATCCGATGAGCTCGCTGAACCCGGTGTTCCCGGTCGCGGACCAGATCATGGAGCCGCTGATCAAGCACCTGGGCATGAGCCGGCGCCAGGCGCTGGTGCGCGCCGAGGAGCTGCTCAACGAGGTCGGCATCCCCGACCCGAAGCGCCGCCTGAAGAGCTATCCGCACGAGATGTCCGGCGGCCAGCAGCAGCGCGTGATGATCGCGGTGGCGCTGGCCTGCAGCCCCAAGCTGCTGATCGCCGACGAGCCGACGACGGCGCTCGACGTGACCATCCAGCGCCAGGTGATGGAGCTGCTCGCGCGCCTCAAGGAGTCGCACAAGATGAGCATGCTGTTCATCTCGCACGACCTCGGCGTGGTGGGCGAGATCGCCGACCAGGTCGTCGTCATGCGTCATGGCGAGATCCGCGAGAAGGCGCCGGTGGCGGACATCTTCCACCACCCGAAGGACTCCTACACGAAGGCGCTGCTGGCCTGCCGGCCGTCGCTGACCGAGAACCCCGCACGACTGATGGTCATCGACGACCACATCGCCGGCCGCTCCGTGTCCGAAGGCACCGGCAAGGCGAAGGATCCGGACGCGCCGGTGATCCTCGAGGTCAAGGGACTGAAGAAGAGCTTCTTCTTCAAGTCCGGCCTCTTCAGCAAGACCGAGTTCAAGGCCGTCAAGGGCGTCGACTTCCAGCTGCGCAAGGGCCACACGCTGGGCGTGGTGGGCGAGTCCGGCTCCGGCAAGACGACGATGGGCCTCACGCTGCTGCGGCTGCACGAGCCCACCGGCGGGCAGGTGCTCTTCGAGGGCCAGGACCTGCTGAAGATGAACGGACCGGACTGGCAGAAGATGCGCCGCCGGATCCAGGTCGTCTTCCAGAATCCGTATGCCTCGCTGAACCCGCGCTTCACGATCTCGCAGACCCTGCTGGAGCCGATGGAGATCCACGGCATCGGCAACAGTCACGACGAGCGCGTGGCCACGGCCAGCGCGCTGCTGAAGAAGGTCGGCCTCGACGAGTCGGCGCTGCACAAGTACCCGCACGAGTTCTCCGGCGGCCAGCGCCAGCGCATCGCGATCGCGCGCTGCCTGACGCTGCAGCCGGAAGTCCTGGTGCTCGACGAAGCGGTGTCGGCGCTGGACGTCTCGGTGCAGGCCCAGGTGCTGAACCTGTTGAAAGACCTGCAGGACGAATTCGGCCTGAGCTACATCTTCATCAGCCATGACCTGGCGGTGGTGAAGTTCATCTCCGACGAAGTACTGGTCATGCAGCACGGCGACGTCGTCGAGCAGGCGGATGCGCGAGCGCTGCTCGCGGCTCCGAAGCAGGAGTACACGAAGCGGCTGCTGGGCGCCGTTCCCCGTGGGTACCAGGGTAAGGAGCCCACAGCGAGCGTTGCCTGA
- a CDS encoding ABC transporter permease: MSAVLPTPTAAVKPQRSRGVWYASWRRLKSDKLGMFAMVVVALSLLLVLAAGLGLVARDWQKETGVPNAPPTFVGPAPAESAGAIAQPKGPNVDLSDIDPLAPKYAEWTEKAKQYKTDEAPRAETLPFGGDRLGRDVLAKAIKGAEISIMVGVLAALVATLIGTVLGALSGFYGGKVGDVLEWVYNVFTAMPNILLIFAFAVVFGRGVLPVVMILGLAGWTGIYRLVRAEFMKHSVREYVRSAEAIGASKSSRMFKHILPNVSHVALVQLSLHVVGFIKSEVILSYLGLGVSVDQVSWGTMLAEAQSELILGYWWQLAAVTGFMAVFVTAFALFTDALRDALDPKLRGLE, from the coding sequence ATGAGCGCAGTGCTGCCCACCCCCACCGCGGCCGTGAAGCCCCAGCGCTCGCGCGGCGTCTGGTACGCCTCGTGGCGCCGCCTGAAGTCCGACAAGCTCGGCATGTTCGCGATGGTCGTCGTCGCCTTGTCGCTGCTGCTGGTGCTGGCCGCCGGCCTGGGCCTGGTGGCCCGCGACTGGCAGAAGGAGACCGGCGTGCCCAACGCGCCGCCGACCTTCGTCGGTCCCGCGCCGGCCGAGAGCGCCGGCGCCATCGCGCAACCGAAGGGGCCGAACGTCGACCTGAGCGACATCGACCCGCTCGCGCCCAAGTACGCCGAGTGGACCGAGAAGGCCAAGCAGTACAAGACCGACGAGGCGCCGCGCGCCGAGACGCTGCCCTTCGGCGGCGACCGACTGGGCCGCGACGTGCTGGCCAAGGCCATCAAGGGCGCGGAGATCTCCATCATGGTCGGCGTGCTGGCCGCGCTGGTGGCCACGCTCATCGGCACCGTGCTGGGCGCGCTGTCGGGCTTCTACGGCGGCAAGGTCGGCGACGTCCTGGAGTGGGTCTACAACGTCTTCACGGCGATGCCCAACATCCTGCTGATCTTCGCCTTCGCGGTGGTCTTCGGCCGCGGCGTGCTGCCGGTGGTGATGATCCTGGGCCTCGCAGGCTGGACCGGCATCTACCGGCTCGTGCGCGCCGAGTTCATGAAGCACTCCGTGCGCGAATACGTCCGCAGCGCCGAGGCCATCGGCGCGAGCAAGAGCTCGCGCATGTTCAAGCACATCCTGCCCAACGTCTCGCACGTCGCGCTGGTGCAGCTCTCGCTGCACGTGGTGGGCTTCATCAAGAGCGAGGTCATCCTGTCCTACCTGGGCCTGGGCGTCAGCGTGGACCAGGTCTCCTGGGGCACGATGCTGGCCGAGGCGCAGAGCGAGCTGATCCTGGGCTACTGGTGGCAGCTGGCCGCGGTGACCGGCTTCATGGCGGTGTTCGTCACGGCCTTCGCCCTCTTTACGGATGCGCTGCGCGACGCGCTCGATCCCAAACTGCGCGGTCTGGAGTAA
- a CDS encoding type II toxin-antitoxin system ParD family antitoxin, giving the protein MRFLFEGMTEMIHADLGPELEAIVLNLIESGKYSSRTQVLRESEELKGWREAKLRALDDELARRLASPRDQYIPFEDARKTILAGLDPEGDFKA; this is encoded by the coding sequence ATGCGATTTCTTTTCGAGGGAATGACCGAGATGATTCACGCAGATCTGGGACCCGAATTGGAGGCCATCGTGCTGAATCTGATTGAGAGCGGAAAGTATTCGTCGCGCACGCAGGTGCTGCGCGAGAGTGAGGAACTGAAGGGTTGGCGGGAAGCGAAGTTGCGCGCGCTGGATGATGAGCTCGCGCGTCGGCTGGCGTCACCACGCGATCAGTACATCCCCTTCGAGGACGCTCGCAAGACCATCCTCGCCGGCCTCGATCCCGAAGGCGACTTCAAAGCATGA
- a CDS encoding NADPH-dependent FMN reductase: MSTSYRVAVLVGSLRKASFNRKLALALANIAPAELKLEIVEIGALPFYNEDDAAEPPAAWVEFRNAVKSADAVLFVSPEYNRSIPGALKNALDVGSRPYGQSAFDGKPAAVFTLSPGALGGFGANHHLRQVLACLNTPLLPSPEVYLGGAADMFKDDGSFAKPETEAFLRKVLTTFAAWVGKHKG; the protein is encoded by the coding sequence ATGTCCACGTCCTACCGTGTTGCGGTGCTGGTCGGCAGCCTGCGCAAGGCGTCGTTCAACCGCAAGCTGGCCCTCGCGCTGGCCAACATCGCCCCTGCTGAGCTGAAGCTCGAGATCGTCGAGATCGGCGCGCTGCCCTTCTACAACGAGGACGACGCGGCCGAGCCGCCGGCGGCGTGGGTCGAATTCCGCAATGCGGTGAAGTCCGCCGACGCGGTGCTCTTCGTGAGCCCCGAATACAACCGCTCCATCCCCGGCGCGCTGAAGAATGCGCTGGACGTGGGATCGCGGCCGTACGGCCAGAGCGCCTTCGACGGCAAGCCGGCGGCGGTGTTCACCTTGTCGCCGGGCGCGCTGGGCGGCTTCGGCGCGAACCACCATCTGCGCCAGGTGCTGGCCTGCCTGAACACGCCGCTGCTGCCGTCGCCGGAGGTCTACCTTGGCGGCGCGGCCGACATGTTCAAGGACGACGGCAGCTTCGCGAAGCCGGAGACGGAAGCCTTCCTGCGCAAGGTCCTGACGACCTTCGCGGCCTGGGTGGGCAAGCACAAGGGGTGA
- the lptA gene encoding lipopolysaccharide transport periplasmic protein LptA, with protein sequence MSLRHPLLLSTALALALAAPLSQAAKDDRGRPLNLVFDREGAIDKVKQRSEFNGNVIMTKGSMELRADRMDVQETSDGYYQAYANGTSAKQVHFRQDRDTPGERIEGRADQIEYDTRTETIRLVGNAEARVMQGDQLKQALSGATLNYDNRTERLIVETGAGSPHPSGRGRVVLMPRNSASEPPPASSAPLPLRPSINLAPRQSPQQ encoded by the coding sequence ATGTCGCTTCGCCACCCTCTGCTGTTGTCGACCGCGCTCGCGCTGGCCCTGGCCGCGCCTTTGTCGCAGGCCGCCAAGGACGACCGTGGCAGGCCGCTGAATCTGGTCTTCGACCGTGAAGGCGCGATCGACAAGGTCAAGCAGCGGTCCGAGTTCAACGGCAACGTGATCATGACCAAGGGCTCGATGGAGCTGCGCGCCGACCGCATGGACGTGCAGGAGACCAGCGACGGCTACTACCAGGCCTACGCCAACGGGACGTCCGCCAAGCAGGTGCACTTCCGCCAGGATCGTGACACCCCCGGCGAGCGCATCGAAGGCCGCGCCGACCAGATCGAGTACGACACCCGCACCGAGACCATCCGCCTGGTCGGCAACGCCGAGGCGCGGGTGATGCAGGGCGACCAGTTGAAGCAGGCGCTGTCCGGCGCCACGCTGAACTACGACAACCGCACCGAGCGGCTGATCGTCGAGACCGGCGCCGGTTCCCCGCATCCGAGCGGCCGCGGCCGCGTCGTGCTGATGCCGCGCAACAGTGCCAGCGAACCGCCGCCGGCCAGCAGCGCGCCGCTGCCCTTGCGCCCCAGCATCAACCTCGCTCCTCGCCAGTCCCCCCAGCAATGA
- the lptB gene encoding LPS export ABC transporter ATP-binding protein codes for MTEARTNPSRSRLQAWGLQKSYGVRKVVKDVHLDLHSGEVIGLLGPNGAGKTTSFYMIVGLVRADAGEIQIDGQPVQTMPIHQRARMGLSYLPQEASIFRKLNVEENIRAVLELQLDDKGKAWPSARIDAELDKLLNELSIEKLRDTPAPALSGGERRRVEIARALATQPRFILLDEPFAGVDPIAVLEIQRIIRFLKQRGIGVLITDHNVRETLGICDRAYIISEGAVLAEGTPQHIVEHQDVRRVYLGEHFKM; via the coding sequence ATGACGGAAGCCCGCACGAATCCCTCCCGGAGCCGCCTCCAGGCCTGGGGGCTGCAGAAGTCTTACGGCGTCAGGAAGGTGGTGAAGGATGTCCACCTCGACCTGCACAGCGGGGAAGTGATCGGTCTGCTCGGCCCGAACGGTGCCGGCAAGACGACGAGCTTCTACATGATCGTGGGCCTGGTCCGCGCCGATGCCGGCGAGATCCAGATCGACGGCCAGCCCGTGCAGACCATGCCCATCCACCAGCGCGCGCGCATGGGGCTGAGCTACCTGCCGCAGGAGGCCTCGATTTTCCGCAAGCTCAACGTCGAGGAGAACATCCGCGCCGTGCTGGAGCTGCAGCTCGACGACAAGGGCAAGGCCTGGCCCTCGGCGCGCATCGACGCGGAGTTGGACAAGCTGCTCAACGAGCTGTCGATCGAGAAGCTGCGCGACACGCCCGCGCCGGCGCTGTCCGGCGGTGAGCGCCGTCGCGTCGAGATCGCCCGCGCGCTGGCCACGCAGCCGCGCTTCATCCTGCTGGACGAGCCCTTCGCCGGCGTCGACCCGATCGCGGTGCTGGAGATCCAGCGGATCATCCGTTTCCTGAAGCAGCGCGGCATCGGCGTGCTGATCACCGACCACAACGTGCGCGAGACGCTGGGCATCTGCGACCGCGCCTACATCATCAGCGAAGGGGCGGTGCTCGCCGAAGGCACGCCCCAGCACATCGTCGAGCATCAGGACGTGCGCAGGGTCTACCTCGGCGAACACTTCAAGATGTAA
- a CDS encoding ABC transporter permease — translation MAAYLIRRLWQMIPTLLGVVLLVFFLFKWFGGDPAEVLGGLNASQDQIEAIRDQLGLNKPVWEQLLIFLQQIVTFDWGKSWATNESVANLFATRMPATLTVMLPILVLEVILAIPFALAVAYMRGSLTDRAVMILTTVAVSISLLVYVIVAQYFFAFRLGWFPVQGWSDSLWTNLTTYAPLPVLVAVAVALSPYTRLYRTFFLDEIGHEYVRTARAKGMTEKTILLKHVLRNAMIPIMTNISVALPGVFVGSFLLEVFFSIPGLGREILLAVNRNDYPVIQAFAIYIAALTMVVNLVTDLLYKLVDPRVVLK, via the coding sequence ATGGCGGCCTATCTCATCAGGCGCCTGTGGCAAATGATCCCCACCTTGCTGGGTGTCGTGCTGCTGGTGTTCTTCCTCTTCAAATGGTTCGGCGGTGATCCCGCCGAAGTGCTGGGCGGCCTGAACGCCAGCCAGGACCAGATCGAGGCCATCCGCGACCAGCTCGGGCTGAACAAGCCGGTGTGGGAACAGCTGCTGATCTTCCTGCAGCAGATCGTCACCTTCGACTGGGGCAAGAGCTGGGCGACCAACGAGTCCGTGGCCAACCTCTTCGCCACGCGCATGCCCGCCACGCTGACGGTGATGCTGCCCATCCTCGTGCTGGAAGTCATCCTCGCGATCCCGTTCGCGCTGGCCGTGGCCTACATGCGCGGCAGCCTGACGGACCGCGCGGTGATGATCCTCACGACGGTCGCGGTGTCCATCTCGCTGCTGGTCTACGTGATCGTCGCGCAGTACTTCTTCGCCTTCCGGCTGGGCTGGTTCCCGGTGCAGGGCTGGAGCGACTCGTTGTGGACCAACCTCACGACCTACGCGCCGCTGCCGGTGCTGGTCGCGGTGGCGGTCGCGCTGTCGCCGTACACGCGGCTGTACCGCACCTTCTTCCTCGACGAGATCGGCCACGAGTACGTGCGCACCGCGCGCGCCAAGGGCATGACCGAGAAGACCATCCTGCTCAAGCACGTGCTGCGCAACGCGATGATCCCCATCATGACCAACATCTCCGTGGCGCTGCCCGGCGTGTTCGTCGGCTCCTTCCTGCTGGAGGTCTTCTTCTCCATCCCGGGCCTGGGCCGCGAGATCCTGCTCGCGGTGAACCGCAACGACTATCCGGTCATCCAGGCCTTCGCGATCTACATCGCGGCGCTGACCATGGTGGTCAACCTGGTCACCGACCTTCTCTACAAGCTCGTCGATCCGCGGGTGGTCCTCAAATGA